Proteins from one Telopea speciosissima isolate NSW1024214 ecotype Mountain lineage chromosome 1, Tspe_v1, whole genome shotgun sequence genomic window:
- the LOC122660382 gene encoding G-type lectin S-receptor-like serine/threonine-protein kinase LECRK3 → MAMASNAVYSHILFLSFLLFPLLAFSQTNVTLGTHLIAGDGGSPWTSPSTDFAFGFRSLDTDSFLLCIWFKQIPDQTIVWYAKGGNPAPKNSKIELTTDGQLLLTDPNGQQLWKAEISNSNDVAYAAMLDNGNFVVESKGFVHLWESFSLPTDTMLPGQILQVGESLDSKLSITNYSRGRFQLQLLEDGTLVLNPVSLPAYFPYAPYFSIGSNSGDNRSTLVFNESGLFYIERSNGSIVDLSPSAIFPISGFYHRATLDVRGAFYLYAHPRPSLGGTEEWSAEKSFPDNVCDITGEFGSGACGYNSYCGVANGMPICECPPEYTLNDPNNTLSGCKPKIPLVCEEGESGSLESLFDFRELGGTNWPFGDYERIAPVSEQECKESCLKDCYCAVLIFSNSTCWKKRLPVSNGRLSVTDTGKALFKISLASSVTSPSSSSTKKKDRTIAILVGSLGGSLFINFVLLAAICLTAFVAYQRRSKNSKQDSSISETNLRSFTYKELEEATNGFKEELGKGAFGIVYKGLYPLGSKNLVAVKRLDKVVQEGEKEFKTEVSVIGQTHHKNLVRLFGFCEEGPHRLLVYEFMSNGSLANFIFGLSRPHWDQRIQIAIGIARGLAYLHEECSTQIIHCDIKPQNILLDDFVRPRISDFGLAKLLMPDQVLTQTGIRGTKGYVAPEWFRSMPITAKVDVYSFGVMLLEIISCRKSVESAWGGEDKAILTDWAYDCYREGTLEELVEKDEEATRDGKRLLTLVMIAIWCIQEDPSLRPTMKKVSQMLEGAVDVPCPPCPFPFTSYS, encoded by the coding sequence ATGGCAATGGCTTCTAATGCTGTTTATTCTCatattctcttcctctcttttcttcttttccccctcTTGGCTTTCTCTCAAACTAATGTGACCTTGGGTACGCATCTCATTGCTGGCGACGGAGGTTCTCCATGGACTTCACCTTCCACTGACTTTGCCTTTGGGTTTCGCTCCCTTGATACAGATTCCTTCTTGCTCTGCATCTGGTTCAAACAAATACCAGATCAAACTATCGTTTGGTACGCCAAAGGTGGAAACCCAGCaccaaaaaattccaaaattgaaCTTACAACAGATGGACAACTCTTGCTTACCGACCCCAATGGCCAGCAGTTATGGAAGGCTGAAATCTCAAATTCCAACGATGTCGCTTACGCTGCCATGCTCGATAATGGCAACTTCGTGGTTGAAAGTAAGGGTTTTGTTCACTTATGGGAGAGCTTCAGCCTACCTACAGACACCATGTTGCCTGGACAGATACTGCAAGTGGGTGAAAGTCTTGATTCTAAGCTGTCGATTACTAACTACTCACGGGGAAGGTTTCAGCTCCAATTACTCGAAGATGGAACGCTCGTGCTCAATCCGGTCTCCTTGCCGGCTTATTTTCCTTACGCTCCATACTTCTCTATTGGGTCTAATTCCGGTGATAATCGTTCAACTTTGGTCTTCAATGAATCAGGCCTTTTTTATATAGAGAGGAGCAATGGAAGCATTGTGGATCTCTCACCATCCGCCATATTCCCAATTTCTGGTTTCTATCACAGGGCGACCCTTGATGTTCGTGGAGCATTTTATCTGTACGCTCATCCAAGGCCTTCTCTTGGTGGTACTGAAGAGTGGTCCGCTGAGAAATCATTTCCTGATAATGTCTGTGACATTACTGGGGAATTTGGCAGCGGTGCTTGTGGGTATAATAGCTACTGTGGAGTTGCTAATGGGATGCCCATCTGTGAATGCCCACCTGAATACACCTTAAATGATCCAAATAACACTCTCAGTGGCTGCAAACCAAAAATCCCACTTGTATGTGAAGAAGGTGAATCTGGTTCCCTTGAGAGTCTGTTTGATTTCAGGGAGCTAGGTGGCACGAATTGGCCATTTGGTGATTACGAAAGGATTGCGCCCGTTAGTGAACAGGAGTGCAAGGAATCTTGCTTGAAGGATTGTTACTGTGCAGTTCTTATATTTAGTAACTCCACATGCTGGAAGAAGAGGCTTCCAGTCTCCAATGGGAGGTTGAGCGTAACTGACACCGGAAAGGCTCTGTTCAAAATAAGCCTTGCAAGTTCTGTAACTTCTCCAAGTTCTTCAAGCACGAAGAAGAAAGATCGAACAATAGCTATCCTGGTTGGATCATTGGGTGGTTCTCTATTTATCAACTTTGTATTGTTGGCTGCAATTTGTCTGACTGCTTTCGTTGCTTACCAAAGAAGATCAAAAAACAGTAAGCAAGATTCAAGCATTTCAGAGACCAATCTGCGTTCATTTACATACAAAGAACTTGAAGAAGCAACAAATGGGTTCAAGGAAGAATTGGGAAAGGGTGCTTTTGGCATTGTTTACAAAGGTCTCTACCCATTAGGCTCTAAAAATCTGGTTGCAGTCAAGAGGCTAGACAAGGTGGTTCAAGAAGGTGAGAAGGAATTCAAAACAGAGGTAAGTGTCATCGGCCAGACCCACCACAAGAATTTAGTTCGATTGTTTGGATTTTGTGAGGAAGGGCCACACAGGCTTTTGGTATACGAGTTCATGAGTAATGGCTCTTTGGCAAACTTTATCTTTGGACTCTCAAGGCCTCATTGGGACCAAAGAATCCAGATTGCAATCGGGATCGCAAGAGGGCTTGCGTACTTGCACGAAGAATGCAGTACCCAGATCATCCATTGTGATATAAAGCCTCAGAACATACTTCTAGACGATTTTGTTAGGCCAAGGATTTCTGATTTTGGATTAGCAAAGCTGTTGATGCCTGACCAAGTCTTAACTCAAACAGGCATTAGAGGGACCAAAGGGTATGTGGCTCCAGAGTGGTTCCGGAGTATGCCGATCACAGCGAAGGTGGATGTTTATAGCTTTGGTGTGATGTTGTTAGAGATTATCTCTTGTAGGAAGAGTGTGGAGTCAGCATGGGGTGGAGAAGACAAAGCAATATTAACAGACTGGGCTTATGACTGCTACAGAGAAGGTACACTTGAAGAGTTGGTGGAGAAGGATGAGGAGGCCACAAGGGATGGGAAGAGGCTACTGACTTTGGTGATGATAGCAATTTGGTGTATTCAAGAGGATCCGTCTCTGAGGCCTACAATGAAGAAGGTGTCACAGATGCTTGAAGGAGCTGTCGATGTTCCCTGTCCACCATGCCCTTTCCCCTTCACCTCTTACagttaa